Proteins from a genomic interval of Arachis hypogaea cultivar Tifrunner chromosome 10, arahy.Tifrunner.gnm2.J5K5, whole genome shotgun sequence:
- the LOC112718073 gene encoding F-box/kelch-repeat protein At3g23880-like, whose protein sequence is MDMAAQHPTAALLLCEVVMEILSWVPAKPVPRLKLVCKSWNSIISHPHFVKLHLHRSPKNAILLFTRAQALTLGGEEKQSLVLSSVESFIQNPSSSLDAQENRHSLHVADWVSGSCNGLVCVADILFHSNDDICDIWFRLWNPLTGFVSVNTPCLRANVHNSFGFGYDESSDSYKVVTVIPDSSGTVTAHVYSFRDGSWKTINSLPAILFYAEDNNGHFIGGTLNWLGLRNPRGDDYDWADVTLDMLMIVSFDLKSDTHKQILLPKGIDEMPREEPILGVWGNRLYLLHDYKNTHFIAWQMKEFGDENSWTQLLKISFHHLGVERLFPEFIFENGNIFMLRGRHCFEEVFYDRRDNSVKRINNLANNSYFIAFDYVESLVQPC, encoded by the coding sequence ATGGACATGGCGGCTCAACACCCAACAGCAGCGCTCCTCTTGTGTGAAGTGGTGATGGAGATCCTCTCTTGGGTTCCTGCAAAGCCTGTCCCGCGCCTGAAGCTTGTGTGCAAGTCATGGAACTCCATCATCTCCCACCCTCACTTCGTCAAACTTCACCTTCACCGTTCACCCAAAAATGCCATCCTCCTCTTTACGCGAGCACAAGCGCTCACCCTCGGCGGAGAAGAAAAACAGAGCTTAGTGTTGAGTAGCGTTGAATCTTTCATCCAAAATCCATCATCCTCTCTTGATGCTCAAGAGAATCGCCACTCTCTACATGTAGCAGACTGGGTTTCGGGTTCATGCAACGGGTTGGTTTGTGTGGCCGATATTCTTTTCCACTCCAACGACGATATTTGCGATATCTGGTTTCGTTTATGGAACCCTCTCACAGGGTTTGTTTCAGTGAACACGCCGTGCTTACGTGCCAATGTGCATAATTCTTTTGGGTTTGGGTATGATGAGTCAAGTGACAGTTACAAGGTAGTGACTGTCATTCCGGATTCTTCTGGAACAGTAACTGCGCATGTTTATAGCTTCCGTGATGGTTCTTGGAAGACAATCAACAGTCTCCCTGCTATTCTGTTTTATGCAGAAGATAATAACGGCCACTTCATCGGAGGCACTCTTAATTGGCTAGGTCTCCGTAACCCGCGTGGAGATGATTATGATTGGGCTGATGTTACACTTGATATGTTAATGATTGTTTCTTTTGACCTGAAATCGGATACACATAAACAGATTCTGCTTCCAAAGGGTATCGATGAAATGCCCCGTGAAGAGCCAATTCTGGGAGTTTGGGGAAATAGGCTGTATCTTCTTCATGATTACAAGAACACTCATTTTATTGCATGGCAAATGAAGGAGTTTGGAGATGAAAATTCTTGGACTCAATTGCTAAAGATTAGTTTTCACCATCTCGGTGTTGAAAGGCTATTTCCAGAATTTATATTTGAGAATGGAAATATCTTCATGTTGAGAGGCAGGCATTGTTTTGAGGAAGTTTTTTATGACCGAAGAGATAATAGTGTTAAACGCATTAATAACTTGGCCAACAATAGTTACTTCATTGCATTTGATTATGTTGAGAGCTTGGTTCAGCCTTGTTAA